Proteins from one Sabethes cyaneus chromosome 2, idSabCyanKW18_F2, whole genome shotgun sequence genomic window:
- the LOC128733515 gene encoding LOW QUALITY PROTEIN: V-type proton ATPase subunit C-like (The sequence of the model RefSeq protein was modified relative to this genomic sequence to represent the inferred CDS: substituted 1 base at 1 genomic stop codon), with amino-acid sequence MSEYWLISAPGDKTCQQTFETMNNLTSKQNNLCENYKFHIIIIIIYSTIQRLSDDLGKLDAYVEQSTRKIATYLGDVLEDQRDKLYENLQANNNDLTTYITRFQWDLAKYPTKQSLRNIADIISKQVGQIDADLKTKSAAYNNLKGNLQNLEKKQTGSLLTRNLADLVKREHFILDSEYLTTLLVIVPKLMINDWNANYEKITDMIVPRSSQTIVSDNDYALCTVTLFKKVVDEFKLHARERKFVVRDFTYNEAELAAGKNEISKLVTDKKKQFGPLVRWLKVNFSECFCAXIHVKALRVFVESVLKYGLPVNFQAILIHPNKKNTKRLRNVLNQLYGHLDGSAASSGANADNVDIPRLGFGQSEYYPYVYYKLHIDMVENKI; translated from the coding sequence ATGTCGGAGTACTGGCTAATATCGGCACCGGGTGATAAGACCTGTCAGCAAACGTTTGAGACGATGAATAATCTGACAAGCAAGCAGAACAATCTCTGCGAAAACTACAAGTtccatattattattattattatttattcaacGATTCAACGTTTGTCGGACGATCTGGGAAAGCTGGACGCCTATGTTGAGCAGTCAACGCGCAAGATTGCCACCTACCTGGGGGACGTTCTCGAGGATCAGCGCGACAAGCTGTACGAAAATCTACAGGCGAACAATAACGACTTGACCACCTACATCACCCGGTTCCAGTGGGATCTGGCCAAGTACCCGACCAAGCAGTCGCTGCGTAACATTGCGGACATCATCTCGAAGCAGGTGGGACAGATTGATGCGGATCTGAAGACGAAGTCCGCCGCGTACAACAATCTGAAGGGCAATCTACAGAATTTGGAAAAGAAGCAAACGGGAAGTTTACTAACGCGCAATTTGGCCGATCTGGTGAAGcgagagcattttattctggaCTCCGAATACTTGACTACTTTACTGGTTATTGTGCCCAAGCTCATGATCAACGATTGGAATGCCAACTACGAGAAAATAACGGACATGATCGTGCCCCGTTCGTCGCAGACGATTGTCTCCGACAATGACTACGCGCTGTGTACGGTTACGCTGTTCAAGAAGGTGGTGGATGAGTTTAAGCTGCACGCCCGTGAGCGTAAGTTTGTTGTTCGTGATTTCACCTATAACGAGGCGGAGTTGGCCGCCGGCAAGAATGAAATCAGCAAGCTCGTGACGGACAAGAAGAAACAATTTGGTCCACTGGTCAGATGGCTGAAGGTTAACTTTAGCGagtgcttctgcgcttaaatACACGTGAAAGCGCTGCGTGTGTTCGTAGAGTCCGTTCTAAAATACGGACTGCCAGTCAATTTTCAGGCTATACTGATCCATCCTAACAAGAAGAACACCAAACGTTTACGAAACGTGCTAAACCAACTTTACGGCCATCTGGACGGATCGGCGGCCTCTTCGGGAGCAAACGCTGACAACGTCGACATTCCAAGGCTTGGCTTTGGACAATCGGAGTACTATCCGTACGTTTACTACAAACTGCACATTGACATGGTCGAGAATAAAATTTAA